From the genome of Setaria viridis chromosome 1, Setaria_viridis_v4.0, whole genome shotgun sequence:
agaagtttgaTTTAGGACAAAACTAGAATTTGTAACTTGTAAGGGAGATCATATATTTTATAATAAATGTATGAAAAGATGACTTCCTCTAAAAAAAACCCTAACACATCAGCAGTGatagaaaaaagagaaacatGCAATATTTCTTGTGTCGAGGCCTTCAACCTACAAATGCTTGGAGCCCTTCAAGAAAGTTCATTAAAACATGTTGCGTGGATGGTGGGCAGCATGAAAGTGAGGAGAAGGGAAGTAGATTCGGAGCTCTCTTCAGGTTGAAAAACGGAAATTTTGCATGCATTTGGCAGGCAATAATCACGTTTTGGAGTGCAGTTCCTTCTCGTGTACCGCGTGGAGAACACCGCAAGCGGCAAGCCGTTGTACTCATGCACTGGCAGTGCAGGACTAGGGCCCCGTTCGGCAGCGCTAGTtgtggctgccgctgctggcttctgctgccagcggctgcagcgcagctgctagctgctgcttgtggCTTCAGCCGGAAGAAGCCCagcgcagcagcagaagcccagCGAACGGGCTCTAGAGACCGTACGTACGTCTGGTGTTGGGTCATCATTTTTTGGACTATATTTGCCACGATATATGCAAGGCCCCGATGCATACAAGGCTTCTAGGAGGTATTTGTTGTTGGTTTTCCCTTTGCCATCTCTTCTTGCGATTGCGACCACACTTGTTGTCTCGAAATGCACAGATGCGACGAGGCAAAAATCACTAGAGAGGTCCCCGTGCCGTAGCACAACACACAGTCACACAGCCAGATCACACGCAAGCTTCTGGTGAGATCGACGATGGCGCCAAGATTGCTGGCGGCGATGATGCCGCAGCTCCTGCGAAACAACAACGGCTCGACGTCTCCTATGGAAATGCAAATCGTTCATGGACCTTCAAACGAGTGCACAAAAGTTTCGAAAATGTTTACCAAATTTTGGCTAAAATAAAACCGGGGAGGACCGAGCCTACTTGCTGTAATAATCTATCCAAATTAAAATAGCCTTCCCTGGCTATATAAATCTGCCCCTCCTTCCTTCTCGTCAGAGGTCACTCGATCTGTCTGTTGCACCATTCGTGCGCGCTCCGGAGTCCTCGGCACGTTCATCATGGCGCCGACGGAGGAACCCGCAGCTGCCACGCTAgcttcgccaccgccaccgccaccgccacctcacttCGTTATCGTCCCCCTCGTGGCGCAGGGCCATACCATCCCCATGGTCGACTTCGCCCGCCTCCTCGCAgagcgcggcgcgcgcgtgaGCCTCGTCACGACGCCGGTGAACGGCGCCCGGCTgcgcggcgtcgccggccaGGCCGCGCGCGCCAAGCTCGCCCTGGAGCTCGTCGAGCTCCCCTTCCCGACGGGCGTCGACGGCCTGCCCCCGGGCATCGAGAACGTGGACCAGGTCACGGACCACAACCACTTCGTCCCCTTGTTCGACGCCCTGCAGAAGCTCGCCGGGCCCCTCGAGGCCTACCTGCgagggctgccgccgccgcgcccgagcTGCATCATCTCCGACTGGTGCAACGGGTGGACGGCCGGCGTCGCCGCGAGCCTCGGCATCCCCCGGCTCTTCTTCCACGGGCCGCCATGCTTCTACTCGCTCTGCGACCTCAACGCCGTCGACCACGGGCTGCACGagcggaccgcggcggcggccgacgaccAGGAGAAGTTCGTCGTGCCAGGGATGCCGGTGCGCGTGGAGGTGACCAAGGCCACGGCGCCGGGATTTCTGAACTCTCCCGGGTGGGAGGCGCTCTGGAGCGAGTGCCTCGACGCCATGCGCACGGCCGACGGCGCGGTGGTGAACACGTTCCTGGACCTCGAGGCCCAGTTCCTCGCGTGCTACGAGGCGGCGCTCGGCAAGCCCGTGTGGGCGCTCGGCCCGTTCTGCCTCGCCAACAAGGACGCCGACGACATGGCGTCGCGCGGGAACAGGCCCAACGTCGCCCAGCAGAGCGCGGTCACTGCGTGGCTCGACACGAAGGACACGGACTCGGTCGTCTACGTCAGCTTCGGCAGCCTCGTCCGGAAGCTCCCCGAGCAGCTGTTCGAGGTCGGCCACGGCCTCGAGGACTCCGGCGAGCCGTTCCTCTGGGTGGTGAAGgagcacgaggcggcggcgccggaggtgcgGGAGTGGCTGGCGGCCCTGGAGGCGCGCACGGCGGGGCGCGGCCTCGTGGTGCGCGGGTGGGCGCCGCAGCTCGCCGTCCTGTCACACCGCGCCGTCGGCGGCTTCGTCACCCACTGCGGCTGGAACTCGCTCCTCGAGGCCATCGCGCACGGCGTGCCGGTGGTGACGTGGCCGCACTTCGCCGACCAGTTCCTGAACGAGCGGTTGGTGGTGGACGTGCTCGGCGTGGGCGTGCCGGTCGGCGCGGCGTCGC
Proteins encoded in this window:
- the LOC117842066 gene encoding UDP-glycosyltransferase 73C3, with the translated sequence MAPTEEPAAATLASPPPPPPPPHFVIVPLVAQGHTIPMVDFARLLAERGARVSLVTTPVNGARLRGVAGQAARAKLALELVELPFPTGVDGLPPGIENVDQVTDHNHFVPLFDALQKLAGPLEAYLRGLPPPRPSCIISDWCNGWTAGVAASLGIPRLFFHGPPCFYSLCDLNAVDHGLHERTAAAADDQEKFVVPGMPVRVEVTKATAPGFLNSPGWEALWSECLDAMRTADGAVVNTFLDLEAQFLACYEAALGKPVWALGPFCLANKDADDMASRGNRPNVAQQSAVTAWLDTKDTDSVVYVSFGSLVRKLPEQLFEVGHGLEDSGEPFLWVVKEHEAAAPEVREWLAALEARTAGRGLVVRGWAPQLAVLSHRAVGGFVTHCGWNSLLEAIAHGVPVVTWPHFADQFLNERLVVDVLGVGVPVGAASPVMIFDDESAPVARGDITRAVSALMGGGAEAAERRRKAKEYGERAHRAMERGGSSYENLTQLIESFRQSGGKEAGTVRACSALKEQKVNACTATASLQW